Within the Calypte anna isolate BGI_N300 chromosome 10, bCalAnn1_v1.p, whole genome shotgun sequence genome, the region CCTCATTAATCCTTCCAGTTAACAGGTTGAGGTGGCCTGAAGTTAAAGATCCCCATAAAATCACCTCTGAAGGATCAGCCTTTAGTATAGCCTTTTAAATCTTGTTTCACATAGTAATTTTCATTAGCTTTTACACTCTACTAAAATCACGTTACCCTTCCATGCTTTTCTcacagtgtcctggtttgggccagaatTAACCATTTAACCAGCTAACCATTTGCatcacttttttctgtttcagagttGCATCCATTACATTTAAGCTGTTGCTGTGCTTGTATTGCTTGCTTTAGGGTTGATCTTGCACCTACTTTCCAGTTGCTCAATCCTGGCACAAATTCAATGTATGAGGCAAATATTCTAATTTGATGTGTTGCCGTGTGTTTTACTATCCCAGTTAGCTCCAGAGTACAATAATTTCTAGCAGAGAGGGCAGCAGGTTTGGCAGCATAGCCATAATGCTTTTGCTTCTGCTAAACAAATCTCTAATAAACATCAAGTCTAAATTCAGGACACTTGCACTTCCACTAAGATTGGGTGCTGCCAACATCTGGCACTATGACAGTGCAGCAGGTTATGAAAAGCACTTTGCATAATACTGTGTTAACATTTACAGACTGAAACCTAAGAGGAGCAGTGAATGAAATTAGGCTTGCCCTGTATTATAGCCTGAAATGGAATATACAGCTCCTCTTTGCAGGGATCTGTGGGTACCTCTGCCAAATCCGTGGCTAAGGAGGGACTTGGTGTGTTCAGCACATGAATTTCCAGCATTCACAGAAGTTTAGGAAAGATGTAGCTCATGGTTGCAATGGGGTTAGTGCTGTAACATCTCCTGTCCACAGAGGTAGGGGAAATCCAGAGCAGCACACAGCTGAAACTGGAGGCTCTGGTTGTGTCATTCAGAGCTGTTGGTGATATTGGCCCAGAGGGCACCCAGGtgctgagcacagagctgcaagAGAAGGCTGCAAGTCCTGGCTATTGACAAAGTTTGTGTGTAGGTCCTGGGCTGCTGAAGGGCAGAACACTCCTCTTGCTAACCCTGGCTTCTTGTGCTAAGAAGAAAACGCTTGAGTTTGCAAATGCCCAATGGCCACCGAGTTTTTAAGAcggtgctgagctgtgctgcagagggcTGTGTCTCTGGCTGGGGTAGAGGCCAGGCCATGCTAACCACTGTGGGGTTTCTTGCAGTGTTCAGACTGGGCAACATGGTACACGCCTTGGTAGCAGCCAGGAGAACTACACAGCTGCCAGATGTGGTTCCTCGCTTCTGCCTCACAGCCTCCAACCTGACCCGGGCCCTCTACTTCATCTGTGATGCTGTCCTGTGGCTGAAAAGTGTTGGGCTCCAGCCTGATGTTGATAAGATGAAGTGGAGAAATTGGGCTACCAAGTGTTACTACGTTTCACTGCTGCTGAATCTAGCCAGGGACTGGTACGAGATCTCCTGGAGGCTGGAAGAAGCTGTGCAGGAGGAAAAGACAAAGGAGAATTTATTGTGGGACACATACAGTCAGGAACTAAACGGTGTGAAATGTGATAGTTTGCATGGTGTCTTCCATCTGCTGTTTCAGATCCTGAAAAAACATCCTCCTTTGCTGCTGGACCTGATGAAGAATCTCTGTGATCTGTCAGGCCCTTTGGATACATTAGGAATCTACAAGACCAACCCAGGAGTGATTGGGTTCTGTGGTGTACTCTCCTCACTGGTGGGGATTCTCACATTAGCAAGCCCACATCTGAAGCTGAAACAGTGACAAAAAGAGCTCCATAGTATTCAGCAAGCCAGCAGCTTTGATACTGATAGGTTTTTATCCTCCATACAGCACTTTCAGAATGAACATGTCTCACAGTAACCTGAAGATTAATTTTGTCCTCTGAATGAGTGAATTCtaccctttttccttccctgtatCTTTGCCTGGTTCCATGACACACTCCCTGATGGAGTGGAGATTGGAGAAGGCAGGGTGATATTTCACAAACAGGAACAGGGTTTGGAACATGGCTGCTAGATAAGGAAATATTGATGTTCCTATATTTTAATACAGGGTTGTGAAATAGCTGCATAGGCAACTCTACTAGGTATATGACTCATAACTAATTGTGTTTACACTGGAAAGCTGGAATTCACCAATCAAAGGTTCCTACTGATTTTTTATAGTGGGCTCAGGCAAGTTAGGAGCCATGGTTGAAATGGCCTGAAGTCAAGAATGAGTGTTCTGATGGGTTTGGGCTAATGGATCCTGTTACCTCTAGGCATTCATGCAGTGTGATGGTAGCTGAAGAGTGGCATGATCTGTCCTTCCCATGACCTCTGTAATATGCACTGGTGGCACTGGATCTGTAGTCTCATGAATGCCAAATTGTGTCCCAGGGAATCAGCACTTCTTTTCCTTCAATAATGTTATCCAAGGACCACTGGCCACTGAGTCTGACTTCTCCAGCAGTCCATGGCTGAAGGCTTTGGTGAAGGACAGCATGGGGGAGAAGCTTATCTGGGTGCTGATGATGCTGTGATTTGTAGGGAGCTGGGTTTCCAAAGCTCTGAGCCTGGAGCTTCTCACAAGCACTGAATTTCCCGTTACACACTCACCTTAAGTCCCAAACCCCTGTGATTCCAAGTGCAACAATTTTCTATTAATCATATTGTGATGAGGAGCTTGTTATGCTCTTTTCACTTTATGTGAAAAATACCAGTTTAATAGGGAGCTTTGGAACCTGCAGTTAAGGAGAGAAGCCTGGCTTAGTGTTCTCTGAGTCAGAAAAACTGCAAGGGTGTGTTTCTAGTTGTGTAAGCTCCCGGAGGGAAGGGAATGGAGTTTATTGTGGTACTGTGAGAATCCCCTGTGAGATAAAAAGCCTACTACTGGATTTGGGCATTCATGGTTTAGATTTCCTATCTGATTCTCCCTATCTTCCCCTCTCAGGACCATAAGATTTCTTGTGTGTTCCCTCACTGGTTGAATGGGTTCTACCATTTGAAAATGCCTTATGTTTGCCCTGCAGCTTTGTCATTGCCCATCACTTACCTTACTGGGAGTGATTGTCTGGCAGTGTGGTCTAGAGAAATGCTGTATCCAGCTGTCTAACAGGGCTTGCAATCTCTGTTGCTCCTGACTTGGCAGAGTACCAGTTTTGACACCATCTGGGAAAAATTTGCACATTATATAGGagttaaaaataccatttttcttcctaaaagtTAGGCCTGTGTGTTCTGCTACTTTCTGGACTCCTTGTTTAATCTGCCAGGAGGGGTGAACAGAGATTAACCTGGACCAAGGTGCTCTTATTATTTCTTATGctgtctgaaaacagaaattgaaaGGTGCTTGTCTCCTCTATTAAAAGGCTGGGGAGTTGAGTAGGCAAGGTAAGGCAGTTCCCCAGTTTACTTAAGTTGTTGTGGTTGGAATTACTTCCAGTTTGAATCTGAAGTGTTAGCGTGCCAatgaagtgtttgaaaaatgaGACTACTGTACAGGATAATGTAGTGTGCTTGAAGACCAAATGTGgcctgcagctgctcttcttTCTAATATGGAAATGGAGACCATTAAAAGTAGAGCATACTGGGAGTTAATTATCATGCAGCATTACCTATGAGATATGCTGTCTTCTAGGGCTTCCTCGCTTTTTTAACaatggaattattttgtttctttacttcATTTGTCTTTGAGCTCCAGGCATTTGGGGCCCATCCCTCCTTTGGTCAGGTTTATCATCTCTGTAAGTGTAGCAGTCTCTTTAAGGAAGAGCAGTCTTGATGATCTGTCAAGGAAGATTTGGCCATCTTTTCTCTACAGAATTTCATCctcttggggaaaaagaaaacaaaacaaaacaccaaaacaatgTCTTGAATCCCTCTCAGGGGAGCCCTCAGATACAAAATACTGCTTTCACTCATTTGAAAActgatttatctttttctctcatGTGTAATAGGTAAAGGGAAATGGATTGACACAGTGCTATGACCTCTAGCCAGCCACACCTTCCTGTGCCTGGCTAAGGGAGAAGATTTTGTTTCCCTTGTGCCAGGCAAACACTGCAAAGCCATGAGCCAGGCTTTGGTGATTGTCCTGTAGAGACTGGCATGGATTAGCAAGTAGAGAACCTGGGAGATGGGGCAGTGAATTTCCAGCCTGGCTCAACCTTACCTTACCTTACCTTTCCTGTTCGGTATGATATGGCCTGGAGCTTACAGGAGTAACTCTTTACTGAATGTTGACCACTAACACAGGccttctgctccccagctggAGACTGCAATTTAATGTATCTTAACCTGATGTGGCTGAAGCCATAGAATCATAATCAGatggaaaaaatccttttagtgcctttttttcttttttgtatctAACACAGCAGTTGGAACAAGGACAGCTGTTTGAGCACCAGCAATAAACCGAGGAGTGTGACACCGTGTCCGTGTGTGTAACTTAAAAAGTGGGGAAAAGGGATGCTGAAGGAGGAATCCTCCCTCCCATCTCTGAATTTTTGAAAGATTATGTTGTTAAAGAGATGTTGTCTACAGCTACACTTGGGCTATTGAGCTTTCCTTTCACAATAGCAAGGTGGCAGCCAGATCCTTCAAACTTCCTTACATTTCACTCAGGAAAACATGGAGAAATAACTATACAAGTACCAAGTAAAGCTGCATATACATCTCCAGctgaggtggggaggggcccTGGGGGGGCCAGGATAGCCATTAAACCAAACTTGCTGTTATCTCTTGTCCCCTGCAGTAAGAGCCTTGTGAACTTGGAAGCTCTAAAATGTCAGTTCCTGAACAATGTATAAAACATTGCATTCAGCAGTGATTTAGCAAGTTTCCCAAATTACTGCTCTTGTACACATTTCATAACGGAAACAGTGAAGAGTGGTCTTCTGAGATATGCAAAGTCATCTACTCTGCTTACAGACAAAGCCTTCCTAATGCTGATACCCTGCTTGAAATGATATTTCAAGAAAGGTGTGAGCCATTCAGGATTCCCAGGTGAGCAGCAAGAACAATCAAAGGTCTAAACACCAACATCTCCAGAACCAAATGAACCAGTTTTGTAGAGGAAAAGTGACTGGGGGAGCGTGTGAGAAGTCTTCAAGTGTCTAAATGGTTGACTGCCAAGAGGAAGGCTATTGCTCTCTAAATCTGTCCAGGAGGTAATACCTTTATAttgcagcaaagcagaattaAGCCACACTGGTGACTTTTTTTGAACTGTAAATAAGACTGAGTGGATTGCCCAGGAAGGCagcccttaaaaataaaatggacaGACATCCACCAACAGTGGTTTAGGTTTAGCTGATCCTGCTACAGAGCATGGAAATAAATGAGCTAcatctccagccccttcccagaCCTAAGTGTAAAGATGCCTTGCCGGTCTTGGGGGGTCTGGCTCACCACCCCCTCACCCTGGTGTATCAGTGGCTATGGAACTGTGGAGACAAGAGTGTAAAACTGCttgctgcaggggctgatgtGGCAGGCTCTAAATGTTGcctgcagaaacacagaaagtgATGGTGcggggaggagcagcagccccgCGGTACCTTCGCACTGCAGAGCCCGGAGCTGGCAGAGCCTTTGCCCcggaggaaggggaggggatgAGCAAAGGCGTTAGCAGGGCAGAGGCTGTGTTGTTGTCTGTTTATCCCAACTCCAGCCAAGGCAGAGGGAAGGCTGGCATGTTCGCTGCTCTTTTAGCAAGGCCAAAGGGGCTGGAAAATGTCTCAGTGCCAAGAGAGCAAACATTGGAGCAGGAAGCTGCCCTTTGTCCTCCTGTCTGGAGGGCAGGGACTGACTCAGCCTGGTGCTGGAGGCAGCCCAGGACCTTCATGTCCTCTGCACCTATCTAaccaggcagggctgtgagCTTTGCAGAGCCCTGGGCTTGGGTTATTGCTTTGTACTCAGCATTTATCCTCTTTCTACCACGTTCTCATATCTCCAGCGTGGCTCATCCTTGATCTCTGTAGTTAATAACCAACACTCATCACTGCTTCACACAGGTGTTGTCTTCATTCTCTTCAATCAATACCACAATGGATTTGTTAATTCTGATGGGAACAGGCAGGGCCCActggctgcagaagagcagcatcACTGGTTCCTCTCCATGCAGTACTTGTGACTCCAGATCCAGGGAACCATTACATTTTTtgtcccccagcagcagaggaaagatCTCAATGACCTGAAGAGAGTCACACAGAGGATCATTAGGAGGGAAGATGTTTAGGGGTATGTGGAGCATGTGCCATAACAGACTCAAGCACAAACTCTGCTTAGAGGTGCACAGAGCAAGGATATGAGGTGGCAGGCAGAAATTGCAACAGAAGTTATCCTGTTTGAGCTGGGCCCCAGAGAGATGGGAATCTTACTGGACTTAACTGGATGAGACCTTGAGCAGCCCGATCCCTGCTTTGAGTAAGGATTGGATAAGCTGGTTTAAGGTTGGATAAGGTAGCTTCCAGAGATCACTTCCaacctcattttttcctctctttctgcctACTGCAAATGCTGAGAGCTTTCTTCGTGCAATGTCTGCCCTAACCCTCAGCTAAAAGCCTCCTCCCCAGAATCCTCACTGGATTGTTTTAGAAATTGCAAACTTGGCCAAAATAGATTGTTGTATGCAGGATATGTCCCCCATTCCTTGTGCTTAATAAATTTTCCTAGGGAGAAAACTACTCTTTGTCTGCCTTCCAACAGGACAGGATCCTGATTCACCATGGGGGATAACAGGGGCTGTTGTCCATATCAAGCCCTGCCTGACTTCTCACCTTCTCCCTGGCTGCTCATGATCTGTTGCTTTTGAGGTGGCAAGGTCCAAGGGCGACTTCATCTTCTCTTGGTTGAGTGGCATTGAACTCCTGTGCATCTCAGCTGCACCACAGCTTCTGGTCCTTGCAGGGAGGACAACAAAGGGGATTTTCTGGCGTCATCTGTTCCAAATTACAGTGGCTTCAGGGAGCTCTTTGGACAGTTTCCACCACAACCAGCCAGCTCCCAAACCCACGCAACCGGGAGGCGGGGCCTCGTGGTGGTAGTGGTTGGGGCACCGAGCATCACTCTCATAGGACCCAGCTGAAGGGACGTGCAACCAccaccctctgctcctgctctgctggggacagctgcccCTCGGTGAGTAGCACCTCACCAGGCACTATGGGGACAGCAGGGATCATTCACACTCCCTAAGTCTCCTGCTGAGAAAAGAGCTCAGggggggagctggaggtgtgCTTTTGGGTGTTATGTAGCTGGGAGCAGTGGATCTGGGTGTTTTGGGGTGCTTTTGCCCCCTGCATCaagctgtggctgtgcaggGTCAGGCACTGGCAtggtgagcagcagagctgcaggactgaTGTGTGCCCTGCATCCCTACCCACAGCTCCTCTTCTGCTCATGCCCTGCCTTCTTACCCTTTCTCAGCCTGCATCTCTCACCCTGGCCCTCATGCACATCTGTTGCTGTCCTGATCACTCTGAGTTTcttccacagctctgccagtgccCTGTACCCTGCCTTGCACTGTAGCTCCTCTGAACTAGAAGCCTCCCAGCTTAATCCTTTGCATCTCTGGCTGTCGAGACACAGTAGCAGGGGAGGGCTGTGTGGAGTCATTGCTTTTACAGCTGAACTGGTAAAAAGTCAAGCATTAGGCAATGCCACATCCATTGCACCCACGGGAGGTGTGTGTCTCaacccagctcctgtccctgccacACTTGGGGGTGCAGGGGCCCCAGCCCAGCTTTGCCTTTGCAGCAGGGTCTGTGGCTCCCAACTTGGCTTTGCAGGTGGATACGTCGTGATGACAGCGAAGAAGAATCAGGCTCTGCCAAATGGAAATGCCAAGGTGGGTatgggaagagggagagaggggagggcagagaggtGCCAAGTGTACCGCGTACTGGCTCTGCCAGATGAGCCACATCTCACTCTGTCCCATGTCCTCCTGCATATCTGCATATGGACCTTCACGTGCAGTAATACAGAGTGTCACCAAAGGGAAAGAGGATAACCTTTTACTTGCTTGAAGTTAAATAGTTCAGAATCAAGAAGGCTACCTTGACTTGACATGAGCCCTCAGCTATCCCTAGCAGCAGTGCCTGTCCTTCACCTGTGTCCCCTCTGCAGATCCCAAACCTCCAGGAGGTGTGGATGCAGCACTGCTCCAAACAGCTGGAGCCCATGGGATGCTGAACTGCAGGATTTGTGAGGACCTGCCCCCACCCCAGGCTGAAAGTAGCATAACATAGCACATAACAATTCCATTTTTATCAAACATGAAGATTTGTAGTCCAGTCATGGTTGCAAGTGGGACAAATTTCACCTCTTGTCCACCAGTGATCAGGGcaaagctcaccttttatttcagttctgccCCGTGCACTTGCTGCTGTGAGGAGCCAGCGTTTGCCCTGGTCCTCCCTTGGGGCTGCAACCTCTCAGTTGTCTCACCTTGGCAGGTGGGCACTGGGTGAGAGCAGGAGTGGAGGGTGGGAGCTGCAGGTTTATTCTGCTCACCCAGCTTTGGGGCATCTCCCTTCAGCCATGCTCTGGCACTGGCACAGGTGTTAGCTGCACTGGTTTATACTGTCATCCTGTCACCTGTGCTAGCAAGGTGTAGGGTCATGGTACTTTGCCACCCCAGAGAGCTCTGGTGCCTTCTTTAATGGCTCCTAGCAAAGCCCTTTATGCCATGAAGTCAGACCTGCTCCTCtacctttctctttcttgtggTCCATATCCTTTACTTGTCTCAGTGGTGACAAGACAGAGGTGCCACACAGGCAAAAGGGACTTCGCTGGTTCAAGGGCAGATGTAAGGGCTGAGTCAgatggaagaagcagcagaaccagggggtTGAAGTTAGAGGGAGTGTCTGGACAGTCAGGCTTGACAGATGATGAGAATGGATACCATCACCCCTCCAACTGCCTGTGGTGTTCCTGCTCCTTAGGTGGCAGCCACCAGCCTGGTTGTCCATAACTGTGCTGTAGGCGATGTATCTGTGAGACCCTCACTCAGGGGGCTGAGAAATGTCCTTCTCTGTCGGTGTGAGCTGAGGTCCCCTGCGCAACACATCAAATCCTACTGTTGTGTGGACAAAGGCACATTCCTCAAGGAAGGGTTAACCCATGTCCATCTGCCATGCACAGGAGAATGTGCTGCAGAGGGTTCTGCAGCTGCCAGTGGTGAGCTCGACCTGTGAAAGCCTCCAGAGGACCTATGTCAGCACCAAGGAAGCCCACCCTCTTGTGGCCTCGGTGTGTGAGGTCTATGAGCGCGGTGTGCAGGGCGCTGGTGCCTTGGCCTTGAAGAGCGTGGAGCCCGTGGTGCGCAAGCTGGAACCTCAGTGTGAGTCCATTTACAGGAGGGGGGACACATGGCCAAGAAGAGCCATCTGAGCCTCCCCTGGTGGGACAGTGCTGGCAGCACCCCTAGCACATCTCAAGAGCTTTTCTGACCAATCCACCCCCCTGCTTTTGCCCAAGACAGTCACCGTGGCTAATGACCTGGCCTGCCGGGGCTTGGACCACCTGGAGGAGAAGATCCCTGCCCTCCAGTATCCTGTTGACAAGGTAAGTCACAGATGGG harbors:
- the PEX11A gene encoding peroxisomal membrane protein 11A, coding for MESFVDFTNRSQGRDQIFRATQYTCMLLSYLIERNAGKKKLVTKLKQLESSMSSGRKMFRLGNMVHALVAARRTTQLPDVVPRFCLTASNLTRALYFICDAVLWLKSVGLQPDVDKMKWRNWATKCYYVSLLLNLARDWYEISWRLEEAVQEEKTKENLLWDTYSQELNGVKCDSLHGVFHLLFQILKKHPPLLLDLMKNLCDLSGPLDTLGIYKTNPGVIGFCGVLSSLVGILTLASPHLKLKQ